In one window of Micromonospora cathayae DNA:
- a CDS encoding DUF4236 domain-containing protein, whose product MGFYLRTSLKAGPFRFNLSPSGVGVSAGVPGFRVGTGPRGNYVRVAGLGTTYFGGRAPTPTSPGSPPSMLPATHNDGIVMQELSGTPVQQLVAAHPSDLIGQIQTAAQRHLLWPWAAAAVAVLALFSAPFGLLLLVPGLPAVWWLWQRDLARRSVVVFYQVDDVPAVNYERFTTSSSFVSRMQRVWHVEAEGALNTPYQRKVNAGAAALNRRSPASVDLAGPPMLVTNIAVPSLHGEDRSLYFLPDRVIVRHGHRYAGLPYAAVNAHAQAQRFIESDTPPTDAECVGTTWQYSNKSGGPDRRFKNNRQLPIMLYGRLTVTSPDGLLMVWDFSRPDVAAALAEAIGRMR is encoded by the coding sequence ATGGGTTTCTACCTGCGGACCAGCCTCAAAGCGGGCCCCTTTAGATTCAACCTGTCACCATCTGGCGTCGGCGTCTCCGCTGGTGTCCCAGGGTTCCGTGTCGGGACTGGGCCTCGCGGCAACTACGTCCGCGTTGCCGGTCTCGGCACGACCTACTTCGGCGGCCGGGCACCCACCCCAACCTCACCCGGATCGCCGCCGTCGATGCTGCCAGCGACCCACAACGACGGGATCGTCATGCAGGAGTTGTCCGGTACGCCGGTACAGCAGCTGGTTGCAGCACATCCCTCCGACCTGATCGGTCAGATCCAGACCGCAGCCCAACGGCACCTGCTGTGGCCGTGGGCCGCTGCCGCCGTCGCAGTCCTGGCCCTATTCTCTGCACCGTTCGGGCTCCTGCTGCTCGTGCCCGGCCTACCCGCAGTGTGGTGGCTGTGGCAGCGCGACCTTGCGCGGCGATCAGTCGTCGTCTTCTACCAGGTTGACGACGTACCGGCGGTCAACTACGAGCGCTTCACCACGAGCAGCAGCTTCGTCAGCCGTATGCAGCGCGTCTGGCACGTCGAAGCCGAAGGTGCTCTCAACACTCCATATCAGCGGAAAGTCAACGCCGGAGCCGCAGCCCTGAACCGCCGCAGCCCAGCCTCGGTGGATCTGGCTGGTCCGCCCATGCTCGTGACGAACATCGCCGTACCGAGCCTGCATGGAGAAGACCGCTCTTTGTACTTCCTGCCGGACCGGGTGATCGTCCGCCACGGTCACCGTTACGCCGGCCTCCCGTACGCCGCAGTGAACGCCCATGCGCAGGCCCAACGGTTCATCGAGTCGGATACGCCGCCAACCGACGCCGAGTGTGTTGGGACGACGTGGCAGTACAGCAACAAGTCCGGCGGCCCGGATCGCCGCTTCAAGAACAACAGACAACTGCCGATCATGCTGTATGGAAGGCTTACCGTCACCAGCCCAGACGGACTGCTGATGGTCTGGGATTTCTCCCGACCTGACGTTGCGGCGGCACTGGCCGAAGCAATCGGCCGGATGCGGTAA
- a CDS encoding FAD-dependent oxidoreductase, producing the protein MSRTDLDVLVIGAGVSGLTTAVCLAEAGLRVRIWAAELPEGTTSYAAGAMWGPYLVEPVDRVRVWGAQTLDVLRHLATDPATGVRLVSGVEASRTPVEPPGWGSQLDGFRMCEPGELPDGFATGWRYTAPLVDMPVYLGYLRGRLEAAGGEIVIRRIRSLGEAVGVSPVVVNCSGMGARDLVPDPDLAPIRGQLVVVENPGITEFFSEDTGPSPDLLHFYPQGETLVLGGTAQPGEWNREPDPETAAAIVARCADVEPRLRTARVVDHRVGLRPTRPYVRVKEEQLGDAKVVHNYGHGGAGLTLSWGCALEIARPNLIA; encoded by the coding sequence ATGAGCCGTACCGATCTCGACGTCCTGGTCATCGGTGCCGGCGTATCCGGTCTCACCACTGCCGTATGCCTGGCCGAGGCCGGTCTGCGGGTGAGGATCTGGGCGGCCGAACTGCCCGAGGGGACCACCTCGTACGCCGCTGGGGCGATGTGGGGTCCGTACCTTGTCGAGCCCGTCGACCGGGTGCGGGTGTGGGGCGCTCAGACGCTGGACGTGCTGCGGCACCTCGCCACCGACCCGGCGACCGGGGTGCGGCTGGTCTCCGGGGTCGAGGCGTCCCGCACGCCTGTCGAACCGCCCGGGTGGGGCAGCCAGCTGGACGGGTTCCGGATGTGCGAGCCGGGTGAACTGCCGGACGGCTTCGCCACCGGGTGGCGGTACACCGCCCCGCTGGTCGACATGCCCGTCTACCTCGGCTACCTGCGCGGGCGGCTGGAGGCGGCCGGCGGCGAGATTGTGATCCGCCGGATTCGCTCGCTTGGTGAGGCCGTTGGTGTGTCCCCGGTGGTCGTCAACTGCTCCGGGATGGGTGCCCGTGACCTCGTACCCGATCCCGACTTGGCCCCGATCCGCGGGCAGCTCGTTGTGGTCGAGAACCCCGGCATCACCGAGTTCTTCTCCGAAGACACCGGGCCCTCACCGGACCTGCTGCACTTCTATCCTCAGGGCGAGACCCTCGTTCTCGGCGGCACCGCCCAACCCGGCGAGTGGAACCGGGAACCCGATCCGGAGACGGCCGCAGCGATCGTCGCCCGCTGTGCCGACGTCGAGCCTCGCCTGCGTACCGCCCGGGTCGTTGATCACCGGGTGGGACTACGCCCCACCCGGCCGTACGTTCGGGTTAAGGAAGAGCAGCTTGGTGACGCGAAGGTGGTCCACAACTACGGCCATGGCGGGGCTGGCCTCACTCTCTCCTGGGGCTGTGCCCTCGAGATCGCACGTCCAAATCTGATCGCCTGA
- a CDS encoding DUF4041 domain-containing protein, translated as MENAQLRSELDQLRVELTGLRAEMSRLGVLSAMELEQHRDRLSREVADLTAKGKARKAELERHLRELRQQIVVTEETALLQEAGVYQYRHPLSDAVAYQSQLSRLQDQIKAMTRKDGGAVKAATGWTVNGSAAEGRVMIRDFSKLMLRAYNAEADNLVRGLKPYKLDSAVDRLGKVTVTIAKLGKTMQIRIAEEYHRLRIKELELTADYQEKLAEEKEREREEKARLREERRAQQEIERERARLDKERQHYANALAALQAKGDADGAAQMQDRLAQIDTAIQDVDHRAANVRAGYVYVISNLGAFGEKMVKVGMTRRLDPLDRVRELSDASVPFNFDVHALFFSDDAVGIEAQMHARLADRRVNLVNHRREFFYATPEEAKEHLLALTGSLLQYEEVPEALEYRQSLTQAQEQPVATT; from the coding sequence GTGGAGAACGCACAGCTCCGTAGCGAGCTGGACCAGTTGCGCGTCGAGCTGACGGGCTTGCGGGCGGAGATGTCACGGCTCGGTGTGCTCTCAGCGATGGAGTTGGAGCAGCACCGGGACCGGCTCAGCCGCGAGGTCGCCGACCTGACCGCGAAGGGCAAAGCGCGGAAGGCCGAGCTCGAGCGGCATCTGCGTGAGCTCCGGCAGCAGATTGTGGTCACTGAGGAGACGGCACTGCTGCAGGAAGCTGGGGTCTATCAGTATCGGCATCCCCTGTCGGACGCGGTCGCCTATCAGAGCCAGCTCAGCCGGCTTCAGGACCAGATCAAGGCCATGACCAGGAAGGACGGGGGAGCGGTCAAGGCGGCTACCGGGTGGACGGTCAACGGCTCGGCCGCAGAGGGTCGGGTCATGATCCGGGACTTCTCCAAGCTCATGCTCCGCGCCTACAACGCCGAGGCGGACAACCTGGTGCGCGGGTTGAAGCCGTACAAGCTCGACTCGGCTGTAGATCGGCTGGGGAAGGTGACGGTCACCATCGCCAAGCTCGGCAAGACGATGCAGATCCGGATCGCTGAGGAGTACCACCGGCTGCGGATCAAGGAGTTGGAGCTGACCGCCGACTACCAGGAGAAGCTGGCCGAGGAGAAGGAACGGGAGCGGGAGGAGAAGGCCCGGCTGCGCGAAGAGCGACGTGCGCAACAGGAGATCGAACGCGAACGCGCCCGGCTCGACAAGGAACGCCAGCACTACGCGAACGCCTTGGCCGCTTTGCAGGCCAAGGGTGATGCTGACGGTGCCGCCCAGATGCAGGACCGGTTGGCCCAGATCGACACCGCGATCCAGGACGTCGACCACCGGGCCGCCAACGTCCGGGCCGGCTACGTGTACGTGATCTCCAATCTCGGCGCGTTCGGCGAGAAGATGGTCAAGGTCGGCATGACCCGTCGCCTGGACCCGCTGGACCGGGTACGTGAACTCAGTGACGCCTCGGTGCCCTTCAACTTCGACGTCCACGCCCTGTTCTTCTCCGACGACGCTGTCGGTATCGAGGCGCAGATGCACGCACGGCTGGCCGACCGAAGGGTCAACCTGGTCAACCACCGTCGCGAGTTCTTCTACGCCACGCCGGAGGAGGCCAAGGAACACCTGCTGGCGTTGACCGGCAGCCTGCTGCAGTACGAGGAGGTCCCGGAAGCCCTGGAGTACCGGCAGAGCCTCACCCAGGCCCAGGAGCAGCCAGTCGCGACCACATGA
- a CDS encoding helix-turn-helix domain-containing protein, with protein sequence MTNVRITRPAVDGWHPSALRFPGRTSQQQATEARRDLDRRLAAWRAEQGLTQTQLAKSICYSHSSVANAEIGRDTSVRRFWQDADRAVDARGAFLAAFDQMAALVRGLPHPAGAGAGRGSPAPRWPDRHPGHSSRDR encoded by the coding sequence ATGACGAACGTGCGGATCACGCGCCCGGCCGTGGACGGCTGGCATCCGTCGGCTCTGCGCTTTCCAGGACGGACCAGCCAGCAGCAGGCGACCGAGGCGCGCAGGGACCTCGATCGGCGGTTGGCCGCCTGGCGCGCCGAGCAAGGGCTAACGCAGACGCAGCTCGCCAAGAGCATCTGTTACTCCCACAGCTCGGTCGCCAACGCCGAGATCGGGCGGGACACCAGCGTGCGCCGGTTCTGGCAGGACGCCGACCGGGCGGTCGACGCACGAGGGGCGTTTCTGGCGGCGTTCGACCAGATGGCCGCGCTGGTACGGGGACTTCCACACCCAGCAGGCGCAGGCGCGGGACGAGGATCGCCAGCGCCGCGCTGGCCGGACCGTCACCCGGGCCACTCAAGCCGCGACAGGTGA
- a CDS encoding YdcF family protein, translating into MSVPVVIPDGIRADVETLWRHHDLGHELRRCDVGIGLGSHDLGAAVVATRLFHEGLFPWIVFTGANAPTTVERFPRGEAVHYREYAVEHGVPAESILVEPRATNTAQNLDYSRRLLAERRIPVRSVLLMSRPYQQRRAYATCKLMWPEVDVVCASNPLELDDYVGSIGDPRRVVDMLVGDTQRIEVYAERGFAVPQKVPDEVQAAFGRLVAAGYTSRLV; encoded by the coding sequence GTGTCGGTGCCGGTGGTGATTCCGGACGGGATCCGGGCTGACGTGGAAACGTTGTGGCGTCACCACGACCTGGGCCACGAGTTGCGTCGGTGTGACGTGGGGATCGGGTTGGGTAGTCATGACCTCGGTGCGGCGGTGGTCGCGACCCGCCTGTTCCACGAGGGCCTGTTCCCGTGGATCGTGTTCACCGGCGCGAACGCTCCGACGACGGTGGAGCGGTTCCCGCGCGGTGAGGCGGTGCACTACCGGGAGTACGCGGTCGAGCATGGTGTGCCGGCGGAGTCGATTCTCGTGGAGCCGCGGGCGACGAACACGGCCCAGAATCTCGACTATTCGCGCCGCCTGCTGGCGGAACGCCGGATCCCGGTGCGTTCGGTGTTGCTCATGTCCCGGCCGTACCAGCAGCGCCGGGCCTACGCCACCTGCAAGCTGATGTGGCCGGAGGTCGACGTGGTGTGCGCGTCGAACCCTCTTGAGCTGGACGACTACGTGGGCAGCATCGGTGACCCCCGGCGGGTGGTGGACATGCTGGTCGGGGACACGCAGCGGATCGAGGTGTACGCCGAACGCGGGTTCGCGGTTCCGCAGAAGGTGCCGGACGAGGTGCAGGCGGCCTTCGGTCGCCTGGTGGCGGCGGGGTACACGAGCCGGCTCGTCTGA
- a CDS encoding IS3 family transposase, which translates to MIEAFWSRMQVELLNRRRWRTRIELANAIFDYLEIWHNRQRRHSSIGMLTPIEFERASAVA; encoded by the coding sequence ATGATCGAGGCCTTCTGGTCGAGGATGCAGGTCGAGCTGCTGAACCGCCGCCGCTGGCGCACCCGTATCGAACTCGCCAACGCAATCTTCGACTACCTCGAGATCTGGCACAATCGCCAACGCCGGCATAGCAGCATCGGCATGCTCACCCCGATCGAGTTCGAGCGGGCGTCCGCGGTGGCATGA
- a CDS encoding pentapeptide repeat-containing protein, whose product MRTTTVGDLRILLPDLDPDDLDTISDPTGDLSDAIIEDASWRGAAFDDIGIRGSRLTGADLSESTWEAGVIFGCEITRTDFSGTTLSGMSIERCAVTGSRLTGTRFTDVRLKDVLFEGCRFDYATLTRVAAAGAVAFVDCVLTDATWSSCRLPDTVLRSCQLARLELDSCHLQGADLRGNSLHDLKTGLGNLRGVTLHEDQLPDLTQLAVQDLNLTVRKR is encoded by the coding sequence ATGCGGACCACCACAGTCGGCGACCTGCGGATACTGCTCCCGGATCTCGACCCTGACGACCTCGACACCATCAGCGACCCGACCGGCGACCTCAGCGACGCCATCATCGAGGACGCCTCCTGGCGCGGCGCGGCGTTCGACGACATCGGGATCCGCGGCAGCCGGCTCACCGGTGCGGACCTCTCCGAGAGCACCTGGGAGGCTGGCGTCATCTTCGGCTGCGAGATCACCCGCACCGATTTCTCCGGCACCACCCTCTCCGGCATGAGCATCGAACGCTGTGCCGTCACCGGTTCCCGGCTCACCGGCACCAGATTCACCGACGTCCGGTTGAAGGACGTGCTGTTCGAGGGCTGCCGCTTCGACTACGCGACCCTTACCCGGGTCGCCGCCGCCGGAGCCGTGGCCTTCGTGGACTGCGTTCTCACCGACGCCACCTGGTCGTCCTGCCGCCTACCCGACACGGTCCTCAGGTCCTGCCAGCTTGCCCGCCTGGAGCTCGACTCCTGCCATCTCCAGGGTGCTGACCTTCGGGGTAACTCGCTGCACGACCTGAAGACCGGTCTCGGCAACCTGCGCGGGGTCACCCTTCACGAGGACCAGCTTCCCGACCTCACCCAGCTGGCCGTTCAGGATCTCAACCTGACCGTGCGGAAGCGGTGA
- a CDS encoding NUDIX domain-containing protein, translating into MDTRIAGVILVDPKGRLLLQLRDGNTRVDPHRWCLPGGNIEPGEDPLTAANRELLEETGLKVKELRLFWQGTAPSAKFPGAVGEFSIFYAPTDARDEDVVCGEGAAMRFVDGADVRALKFGRAYGEIVPRFLDSPQYRELVNAG; encoded by the coding sequence GTGGATACGCGAATCGCCGGTGTGATCTTGGTCGATCCGAAGGGCCGTTTGTTGTTGCAACTGCGTGACGGCAACACCCGGGTAGATCCCCACCGCTGGTGCCTGCCCGGCGGCAACATCGAGCCGGGCGAGGACCCGCTGACGGCCGCCAACCGGGAGCTGCTGGAGGAGACCGGCCTCAAGGTCAAAGAGCTGCGCCTGTTCTGGCAGGGCACCGCCCCCTCGGCCAAGTTCCCCGGCGCGGTCGGCGAGTTCTCGATCTTCTACGCGCCGACCGACGCCAGGGACGAGGATGTGGTGTGCGGGGAAGGTGCGGCGATGCGGTTCGTCGACGGCGCCGACGTACGCGCCCTGAAGTTCGGGCGAGCCTACGGTGAGATCGTCCCGCGTTTCCTGGACTCCCCGCAGTACCGGGAGCTGGTCAACGCCGGCTGA